A single Endozoicomonas sp. NE40 DNA region contains:
- the sctD gene encoding type III secretion system inner membrane ring subunit SctD produces the protein MGEYYLKILSGNHIGAEIPLEPGQYSLGKDESCDLVLSDASLRDNELIIQITPEGQLNIFPKHEEEPLYHNGQPVEKPFTMAAFEVITASNLFFTLGPADADWPDITLPELQRPEPEAKSEEIDSDSTSEGEDSDDGLPDVDLDEDDGNEDDVDDDLELGDEADFLTSEEDSDDESNKPAPPPAIIKKILIGLPLGLILIIILLAVFLITEEAPQTTAPENQPIDYAQQAKTVRDELNQKHVRVKKLPDKSVLLTGYTNTLKDKQNFLRNLREQNIPFTSQLVIMNELRASADALLQNRGYSDIRLELDNTPGSLVMTGYVASAEELTNLIDMLKQEIHGLVSIVDQVENQSSRLNTLKSMLREKNLSSRIHLVQKPNLITLEGHLLDDEQVYNLNDVVSRFRKRYRDNPVLKVATRSANNNKDQKAGLLPSLRIRGISMGRVPYVIMEDGGKYLIGAKLANGYIIEDINLDYLLLIKGTDRVKYRLGGNRDGQKKQ, from the coding sequence GTGGGTGAATACTATCTGAAGATTCTGTCCGGCAATCACATTGGTGCTGAAATACCTCTGGAACCGGGACAGTATTCACTGGGGAAAGATGAAAGCTGTGACCTGGTTCTTAGCGATGCCTCTCTTCGTGACAATGAGCTGATTATCCAGATCACTCCTGAAGGACAGCTCAATATTTTTCCTAAACACGAGGAAGAACCGCTTTATCACAACGGGCAGCCTGTTGAAAAACCATTCACCATGGCGGCCTTTGAGGTCATCACTGCCAGCAATCTTTTTTTTACACTTGGACCGGCTGATGCAGACTGGCCAGATATCACGCTGCCCGAGCTGCAGCGACCAGAGCCTGAGGCAAAGTCAGAAGAAATCGATAGTGACTCCACCTCTGAAGGAGAAGACAGTGATGACGGACTTCCCGACGTTGACCTGGACGAAGATGATGGCAATGAAGATGATGTCGACGACGATCTTGAACTGGGCGATGAAGCGGACTTCCTGACCAGTGAGGAAGATTCTGACGATGAGAGCAACAAGCCAGCCCCTCCCCCTGCGATCATCAAGAAAATTCTGATCGGGCTACCTCTTGGCCTGATACTCATCATTATACTGCTGGCAGTCTTTCTCATAACTGAAGAAGCCCCCCAAACTACCGCCCCCGAAAACCAGCCCATTGATTACGCTCAGCAGGCGAAAACCGTCAGGGATGAACTCAACCAAAAACATGTTCGGGTCAAGAAACTACCTGACAAAAGCGTTCTGCTGACAGGCTACACCAACACCCTGAAAGACAAACAAAACTTTCTGCGTAACCTGCGCGAGCAGAACATTCCCTTCACCTCACAGCTGGTGATTATGAACGAGCTGCGAGCGAGTGCTGACGCTCTGCTGCAAAACCGGGGCTATAGCGATATACGTCTGGAACTGGACAATACGCCCGGCTCTCTGGTCATGACCGGTTATGTCGCCAGTGCCGAAGAATTGACGAATTTGATCGATATGCTCAAACAGGAAATCCATGGTCTGGTATCTATTGTCGACCAGGTAGAAAATCAGTCGAGCCGACTGAATACGCTCAAGTCCATGCTCAGGGAAAAAAACCTGAGCTCCCGCATTCATCTGGTGCAAAAACCCAATCTTATTACTCTAGAAGGCCACCTTTTGGACGATGAACAGGTATATAACCTGAATGATGTTGTCTCTCGTTTCAGGAAAAGGTATCGGGACAACCCTGTACTAAAGGTCGCCACTCGCTCTGCGAACAACAATAAAGACCAGAAAGCGGGGCTGCTGCCCTCCCTGAGAATCCGGGGAATCAGTATGGGAAGGGTTCCGTATGTCATTATGGAAGATGGGGGCAAGTACCTGATCGGGGCAAAACTGGCGAACGGGTATATAATTGAAGATATTAACCTCGACTATCTTTTATTAATAAAAGGAACTGATCGGGTCAAATACCGTCTTGGAGGGAACCGTGACGGACAAAAAAAACAGTGA
- a CDS encoding EscE/YscE/SsaE family type III secretion system needle protein co-chaperone: MTDKKNSEIINLSGTEDLLLNDKSGEYREQLLKQLMDEAFRLKTLVDQGNAPDEFEKNTSMMLALLAAADVVDHTWEKHHKQPSG, encoded by the coding sequence GTGACGGACAAAAAAAACAGTGAGATTATCAACCTTTCCGGAACTGAAGATCTCCTGCTCAATGACAAAAGCGGCGAATATCGTGAACAGCTCCTAAAGCAGCTGATGGATGAAGCATTTCGCCTTAAAACGCTTGTCGATCAGGGCAACGCTCCCGACGAATTTGAAAAAAACACCAGTATGATGCTGGCGTTACTGGCGGCTGCCGACGTGGTAGACCACACCTGGGAAAAACATCACAAACAGCCCTCAGGCTGA
- a CDS encoding EscF/YscF/HrpA family type III secretion system needle major subunit, translating into MAQGGTGGSTGGATGNNFNFDQIQSTFGQKANELDIELKNKISTMDPNSTKDMVAFQVDFNKYMIIEGLRSSIIKSIKDTIQSIIQKL; encoded by the coding sequence ATGGCTCAAGGCGGAACAGGTGGATCAACGGGCGGCGCTACTGGTAATAACTTCAATTTCGACCAGATACAGTCTACATTCGGCCAGAAAGCGAACGAGCTGGATATAGAGCTGAAAAACAAAATCTCCACCATGGACCCGAACAGCACCAAAGACATGGTCGCTTTTCAGGTCGACTTTAACAAATACATGATTATTGAAGGTCTGCGATCCAGTATTATCAAGTCCATCAAAGATACCATCCAGAGTATTATCCAGAAACTGTAG
- a CDS encoding glycosyltransferase — protein sequence MSVLQNGLFGCLVTHRPGKQLGYNGLQNANDSFLKAIVRHSQFTELHLFLMPAEIEGFRSAWQPHFDAYGSDKVIRLISVHQLPDYFSQCFYAVFHCGDPYISDLVALRDHHAPKCFPVVGRAHTMSDDPGLSRIKDLVMSPVKSCDAILCSSVSQRQVVKRLLSTASASISDSLGIALPYRGRLEQQGLGLEVDSECQESKDAVRKSLNLPDDKKILLCLGRLSPFDKMDIHPLLLALNELVEAWRIDDFLLVIAGSGDAGGPYVQSLLKRAYELNLEDHLRFELSIDESKKHQLYKAADVFVSLADNVQESFGITPLEAMRDEVPVVLSDWNGYRELVENEVNGYLIPTMGVNNEAVNRSLSLLHAPQARLIEAQSVSVDIEALVNVLAGLLTDDGLRQQAGKAGRRHFVEQFAWPGLIDAYQQMAVALGKEAASVAYRQGRPAGLAFHNVFGHYPSEQLELSRNLVTTDRGLRVLIQSEHGFHFSELKGWLDQDVIYQLLEQCIQSRTVASLEALHEGQSIRFTLAWMLKYQLLKLSEAGSESASFVKMIHSDDSGDDYKLTFPEQRRAHLLQPFLASGMAVLSKAVAPFNEHKPLLLLALGNELVSILDGALLQAIGWFAREQKMTAYSEVLEALEQAGGVEFLARSWPYWYRSHRVLVFRYLRSVRCLLRRVQQDMESIQSTYGEVWGSQAGALAGVDFFSHHREYSVFLLTFDNGQKLVYKARDMRVDHALTDPDGQVVKQVNQWLIQVQSQVQIGTHQLLCRQESVADRQVHYGYAEFLDYDESGLTLSTDEARNYYRQTGGLLAYVLLLGVADLHQQNLISRNGMIYLIDPKTAFHRGCYHRLLNELKQPETAFLRGFDGSSLEVTGLNHLWQDFHIARLASCSVKLVNGELLEVEPQQFKPVLMHLLTIEGQNSLDCNPMPRFAEDILAGFAEVIAAMAEHSDECKALLSGLEGYQIRYQPFMNLNEAKKLLCDIQTASALQSLDNKRIDAFVHRLTRRMTLAGEVSQRWVEPEWQEAVTLLDDSLAESILGLELPIYTSLMGGRELSVRLYDGFTESVAGEYFNTDVMDSVRELLDGLKDEAVRHRFVEAYVGMLDVWFTQQLVPGWNMPEDVRQAIRESLSG from the coding sequence ATGAGCGTTTTGCAAAATGGTTTGTTTGGTTGTCTCGTTACCCACAGGCCCGGAAAGCAGTTGGGGTATAACGGGCTTCAGAATGCTAATGATTCTTTTTTGAAAGCGATTGTTCGCCACAGTCAGTTTACCGAGTTGCACCTGTTTCTGATGCCAGCGGAGATTGAAGGGTTTCGATCTGCATGGCAACCGCATTTTGATGCCTATGGTTCAGATAAGGTGATCAGGCTGATCAGCGTTCACCAGTTACCGGATTATTTTTCCCAATGCTTTTATGCCGTTTTTCATTGCGGTGATCCGTATATTTCAGACCTGGTGGCTTTGCGCGACCACCATGCCCCGAAGTGTTTTCCTGTGGTGGGCAGAGCTCATACGATGAGTGATGATCCGGGGCTCTCCAGAATTAAGGACCTGGTGATGTCGCCGGTGAAAAGCTGCGATGCCATTCTGTGCAGTTCTGTTTCCCAGAGGCAGGTGGTCAAGCGTTTGCTCTCGACCGCTTCGGCGTCGATCAGTGACAGTCTGGGGATTGCGCTTCCTTATCGTGGGCGGCTTGAGCAGCAGGGGCTGGGTCTTGAAGTGGATTCTGAATGTCAGGAGAGTAAAGACGCTGTAAGAAAGTCGTTGAACCTGCCAGATGATAAGAAAATACTTCTCTGTCTTGGGCGCTTATCGCCATTCGATAAAATGGACATTCACCCGTTGCTCCTTGCCCTGAATGAGTTGGTTGAAGCGTGGCGGATTGATGATTTTCTGCTGGTGATCGCCGGTTCCGGGGATGCTGGTGGCCCTTATGTGCAGTCGCTGCTGAAGCGAGCCTATGAGCTAAACCTTGAAGACCATCTTCGCTTTGAGTTGTCGATTGATGAAAGCAAAAAACATCAGCTTTATAAGGCGGCGGATGTTTTTGTGTCTCTTGCTGATAATGTGCAGGAAAGCTTTGGAATAACGCCTCTGGAAGCCATGCGTGATGAAGTGCCTGTCGTTCTGTCTGACTGGAATGGCTACCGTGAGCTGGTAGAGAACGAAGTGAATGGTTACCTGATTCCCACGATGGGTGTGAATAATGAGGCTGTTAATCGTTCTTTGAGTCTTTTGCATGCGCCGCAGGCCCGGTTGATCGAAGCTCAGAGTGTATCTGTTGATATCGAGGCTCTGGTCAATGTGCTTGCAGGTCTGTTGACGGATGATGGTTTACGACAACAGGCAGGTAAAGCCGGAAGGCGGCATTTTGTTGAGCAGTTTGCCTGGCCAGGACTGATTGATGCTTATCAGCAAATGGCGGTGGCGCTGGGAAAAGAGGCGGCTTCAGTCGCTTATCGTCAGGGGCGGCCTGCCGGTCTGGCATTTCATAATGTGTTTGGTCACTACCCTTCTGAACAGCTGGAGCTGTCCCGAAATCTTGTTACAACCGATCGTGGGTTGAGGGTTCTGATTCAGTCGGAACATGGTTTTCATTTCTCCGAGCTTAAGGGATGGCTGGATCAGGACGTTATCTATCAGTTGCTGGAACAATGTATTCAGTCCAGAACAGTTGCATCCCTGGAGGCGTTGCATGAGGGGCAGTCGATTCGTTTTACCCTTGCGTGGATGCTGAAATACCAGCTGTTAAAGTTGTCGGAAGCCGGGTCTGAAAGCGCTTCTTTTGTCAAAATGATTCACTCTGATGATTCAGGTGATGATTATAAGCTGACTTTTCCTGAGCAGAGACGAGCACATCTTTTGCAACCCTTTCTGGCTTCCGGTATGGCTGTTTTGTCGAAGGCTGTTGCTCCATTTAATGAGCATAAACCTTTGTTGCTGCTGGCTCTGGGGAATGAGCTGGTCAGTATTCTGGATGGTGCGCTGCTTCAGGCCATTGGCTGGTTTGCCCGGGAGCAGAAAATGACCGCCTACAGCGAAGTGCTTGAAGCGCTGGAGCAGGCGGGTGGGGTTGAGTTTCTGGCCCGGTCCTGGCCGTACTGGTATCGTTCCCATCGGGTGCTGGTTTTCAGGTATTTACGCAGTGTTCGCTGCCTGTTGCGCAGGGTGCAGCAGGATATGGAGAGTATTCAATCGACCTACGGCGAGGTCTGGGGCAGTCAGGCTGGCGCTCTGGCCGGGGTCGATTTCTTTTCGCATCATCGGGAATACTCGGTCTTTTTGCTGACTTTTGATAATGGCCAGAAGCTCGTTTACAAGGCAAGAGATATGCGAGTGGATCATGCACTGACTGATCCGGATGGACAGGTGGTTAAGCAGGTTAATCAGTGGTTGATACAGGTTCAGTCACAGGTTCAGATAGGTACACACCAGCTTCTGTGTCGACAGGAGTCTGTTGCTGATAGGCAGGTTCACTATGGTTATGCAGAATTTCTGGATTATGATGAATCGGGGCTAACTCTGTCGACGGATGAGGCCAGGAATTATTACCGTCAAACGGGTGGTCTTCTGGCTTATGTGTTGCTGCTGGGGGTGGCGGATTTACACCAGCAAAACCTGATCAGCCGTAATGGCATGATTTATTTGATTGACCCGAAAACCGCCTTTCACAGGGGGTGCTATCACAGGTTGCTGAATGAGTTGAAGCAGCCAGAAACGGCTTTCTTAAGAGGGTTTGATGGCAGTAGCTTAGAGGTGACCGGGCTGAACCATCTGTGGCAGGACTTTCATATAGCCAGGCTTGCCTCCTGTTCTGTTAAGCTGGTGAATGGTGAATTGCTTGAGGTTGAGCCCCAGCAATTCAAGCCTGTGCTGATGCATCTGCTGACGATAGAGGGGCAGAATAGCCTGGATTGCAATCCCATGCCCCGGTTTGCTGAGGATATATTGGCTGGGTTCGCTGAGGTTATAGCGGCTATGGCAGAGCATAGTGATGAATGTAAGGCATTGTTGTCCGGGCTTGAGGGTTATCAGATTCGCTACCAGCCGTTTATGAACCTTAATGAAGCCAAGAAATTATTGTGTGACATTCAAACAGCTTCAGCCCTGCAATCGCTGGATAATAAGCGTATTGATGCTTTTGTGCATCGGTTGACCAGAAGGATGACTTTGGCCGGGGAGGTGAGTCAGAGATGGGTTGAGCCCGAGTGGCAGGAAGCGGTGACGCTTCTGGATGATTCTCTGGCAGAGAGCATCCTCGGGCTTGAGCTTCCTATCTACACCAGCCTGATGGGAGGACGAGAGCTTTCTGTTCGGCTATACGATGGATTTACAGAATCGGTTGCCGGGGAATACTTCAATACCGATGTCATGGACAGCGTCAGGGAGTTATTGGACGGTCTGAAAGATGAGGCGGTCAGGCATCGTTTTGTTGAAGCCTATGTCGGTATGCTTGATGTCTGGTTTACACAACAGCTGGTACCGGGCTGGAATATGCCTGAAGATGTCAGACAGGCCATCAGAGAGTCGCTGTCTGGTTAG
- a CDS encoding CesT family type III secretion system chaperone — MSFDNLIKSVARRNQMGELEFRDNRYYISVDDRIELACFQANGKFYLHGVIAKLPSRADEQEELLKKLLQKHLGLIQTQRISLCIEPDSDELSLSTTRTALGLNEDIIEEALAEFANNFEYILTLINEDALTMPSAPVMIMP, encoded by the coding sequence ATGAGCTTTGATAATCTGATTAAGTCTGTAGCCCGGCGCAACCAGATGGGGGAGCTGGAGTTCAGAGACAACCGTTACTACATTTCCGTTGATGATCGTATTGAGCTTGCCTGCTTTCAGGCGAATGGCAAGTTCTATCTCCACGGCGTTATCGCCAAATTACCTTCCAGAGCCGATGAGCAGGAAGAACTTCTCAAGAAGCTTCTGCAGAAGCATCTGGGGTTGATCCAGACCCAAAGAATCAGCTTATGTATTGAACCGGATTCGGACGAACTCTCATTGTCAACGACCCGAACGGCGCTTGGGCTTAATGAAGATATTATTGAAGAAGCCCTGGCTGAGTTCGCGAATAACTTTGAATATATTCTGACACTGATTAATGAAGATGCGCTGACTATGCCTTCTGCGCCCGTTATGATCATGCCCTGA
- a CDS encoding Na+/H+ antiporter NhaC family protein, translated as MDLLSFSHSPLSLAAPVVAILLAIVTRKVLLSLGAGILTGALLLTGYSPLDSLTYIGKSFIGVFWDEGVNVDSVFILLFLMLLGVITTLIDISGGARAFGDWARERVKTRQGSQLLTVLLGVIIFIDDYFNSLAVGNISRPLTDRHGVSRAKLSYLIDSTAAPVCVITPVSSWGAYIIALIGTILATHEITDISAISAFVAMVPMNLYAVFALALVICSAWMDLNVGPMRTHERRARAGELYDARKGTPPGASAELGRSSKGTVSDLVIPVVTLVIATTASLIATGGVALSEAGEAFSVLGAFENTDVVHSLVYGGLIGLAVTMVRMIRHDLDGPAWSKAIIEGVRSMLPAIYILVFAWMLVDVISSLETGRYLAGLVSSSSLEPSYLPMILFLVSGAMAFATGTSWGTFGIMLPIAGDMAAAAEISMMLPMLASVLAGAVFGDHCSPISDTTILSSTGASCHHIDHVTTQLPYALGVAVVAMSGYLVMGMADSAAAGFTTALVVFGLLLMLFRKLSGYSNTPEDTVLVKE; from the coding sequence ATGGATTTATTAAGTTTTAGTCACTCGCCGTTATCTCTGGCAGCCCCTGTCGTCGCTATTTTACTGGCGATTGTTACCCGTAAAGTACTTTTGTCCCTGGGGGCAGGTATCCTGACCGGTGCCCTTTTGTTGACCGGTTACAGCCCCCTGGATTCCCTTACCTACATCGGTAAGAGTTTTATTGGTGTTTTCTGGGATGAAGGCGTTAATGTTGACAGTGTTTTTATTCTGCTGTTCCTGATGTTGCTGGGGGTTATCACCACCCTGATTGATATTTCCGGTGGTGCCCGTGCTTTCGGAGACTGGGCTCGTGAGCGGGTTAAGACTCGCCAGGGTTCTCAGCTGCTGACGGTTCTGCTTGGTGTGATTATCTTTATTGATGACTACTTTAACAGTCTGGCTGTGGGTAATATAAGCCGTCCCCTGACCGATCGCCATGGTGTATCCCGTGCCAAGCTGTCCTACCTGATTGACTCTACAGCGGCGCCTGTCTGTGTGATTACGCCGGTGTCCAGCTGGGGTGCCTACATTATTGCCCTGATAGGTACGATTCTGGCGACTCATGAAATCACCGATATCAGTGCGATTTCTGCTTTCGTTGCCATGGTGCCGATGAATCTGTACGCAGTATTTGCTCTGGCGCTTGTTATCTGCAGTGCCTGGATGGATCTGAATGTTGGTCCCATGCGTACCCACGAGCGTCGTGCCCGTGCAGGTGAACTGTATGATGCCCGCAAAGGCACTCCTCCTGGTGCCAGCGCTGAGCTGGGCAGAAGCTCTAAAGGTACGGTATCTGACCTGGTGATTCCGGTGGTTACTCTGGTCATTGCAACGACCGCCTCTTTGATTGCTACCGGCGGTGTAGCCCTGTCCGAAGCGGGTGAGGCATTCTCTGTCCTGGGCGCGTTTGAAAATACGGATGTGGTTCACTCTCTGGTATACGGTGGCCTGATTGGTCTGGCGGTTACCATGGTGCGCATGATTCGTCATGACCTGGACGGTCCGGCCTGGAGCAAGGCCATTATTGAAGGTGTGCGCTCCATGTTGCCAGCGATTTACATTCTGGTCTTTGCCTGGATGCTGGTGGATGTGATCAGCTCTCTGGAAACCGGCCGTTATCTGGCAGGACTGGTCAGCAGCTCTTCTCTGGAACCCAGCTATCTGCCAATGATTCTGTTTCTGGTGTCCGGCGCCATGGCATTTGCTACCGGAACCAGCTGGGGTACCTTTGGTATCATGCTGCCTATCGCGGGTGATATGGCTGCTGCGGCAGAGATCTCCATGATGTTGCCGATGCTGGCTTCGGTTCTGGCGGGTGCGGTATTTGGTGATCACTGTTCTCCGATCTCTGATACGACGATCCTCTCTTCCACCGGTGCTTCCTGCCACCATATTGACCATGTAACGACTCAGCTGCCTTATGCTCTGGGTGTCGCAGTGGTTGCCATGTCGGGCTACCTGGTCATGGGTATGGCAGATTCTGCAGCTGCAGGCTTTACTACAGCTCTGGTGGTCTTTGGTCTGCTTCTGATGTTGTTCCGCAAGTTGTCAGGCTATTCAAACACCCCTGAAGATACTGTACTTGTCAAGGAATAA
- the guaA gene encoding glutamine-hydrolyzing GMP synthase: protein MSKDIHAERILILDFGSQYTQLIARRVREIGVYCELHPFDMDEQKIREFAPKAVILSGGPESVTGDDSPRAPDVVFDLGVPVLGICYGMQTMAEQMGGKVSTSNLREFGYAQVTLEEKVRLFDGIEDHICEHGRMSLDVWMSHGDKVSEMPEGFVLAASTDSCPIAAMACEEKQYYGIQFHPEVTHTKQGHRILERFVVDIAGCEKLWTPGQIIEDAIARVREQVGDKQVLLGLSGGVDSSVVAALLHKAIGDQLVCVFVDNGLLRLNEGDQVMSMFAENMGVRVIRADSEDLFLGKLKGVDEPEAKRKVIGNTFIEVFDEQATALNGIEFLAQGTIYPDVIESAGAESGKAHVIKSHHNVGGLPEEMKMELVEPLRELFKDEVRKIGLELGLPYDMVYRHPFPGPGLGVRVLSEVKKEYCDILRRADAIFIEELRKADWYHKTSQAFAVFLPVKSVGVVGDGRRYEYVIALRAVETVDFMTARWAHLPYELLEKVSGRIINEIEHVSRVTYDVSSKPPATIEWE from the coding sequence ATGTCCAAGGATATTCACGCTGAACGAATTCTGATTCTGGATTTCGGTTCTCAGTACACGCAGCTGATTGCCCGTCGTGTGCGTGAAATCGGTGTTTACTGTGAGCTGCATCCGTTTGATATGGATGAGCAGAAAATCCGTGAATTCGCCCCTAAAGCTGTGATTCTGTCCGGTGGTCCTGAATCCGTTACCGGTGATGACTCGCCTAGAGCACCTGACGTTGTTTTTGACCTGGGTGTGCCAGTTCTGGGTATTTGCTATGGCATGCAGACCATGGCTGAGCAGATGGGTGGCAAGGTGTCCACTTCTAACCTGCGTGAGTTTGGTTATGCCCAGGTAACCCTGGAAGAGAAAGTCCGCCTGTTTGACGGTATTGAAGACCATATCTGTGAACACGGCCGCATGAGTCTGGATGTGTGGATGAGCCATGGCGATAAAGTCAGTGAGATGCCGGAAGGCTTTGTTCTCGCGGCTTCTACGGACTCCTGCCCGATCGCTGCCATGGCCTGTGAAGAGAAGCAGTACTATGGCATTCAGTTCCACCCTGAAGTGACCCACACCAAACAGGGTCATCGCATTCTTGAGCGTTTTGTGGTGGATATCGCTGGCTGTGAAAAGCTGTGGACTCCGGGACAGATTATTGAAGACGCTATTGCCCGTGTGCGTGAGCAGGTAGGTGACAAGCAGGTACTGCTGGGGCTGTCCGGTGGTGTTGACTCCAGTGTGGTAGCAGCGCTGTTGCACAAGGCGATTGGCGATCAGCTGGTCTGTGTGTTTGTTGATAACGGTCTGCTGCGCCTGAATGAAGGCGATCAGGTGATGTCCATGTTTGCTGAAAACATGGGTGTGCGCGTGATTCGTGCCGATTCTGAAGACCTGTTCCTGGGCAAGCTGAAAGGTGTGGATGAACCTGAAGCCAAGCGCAAAGTTATCGGTAACACCTTTATTGAGGTGTTTGACGAGCAGGCTACGGCACTGAACGGTATTGAGTTCCTGGCGCAGGGTACCATCTATCCGGACGTGATTGAGTCTGCCGGTGCAGAAAGTGGCAAGGCGCACGTGATCAAGTCCCACCACAATGTGGGCGGCCTGCCGGAAGAGATGAAGATGGAGCTGGTTGAGCCATTGCGTGAATTGTTCAAGGACGAAGTGCGCAAGATTGGTCTGGAACTGGGTCTGCCTTACGACATGGTGTACCGTCACCCGTTCCCCGGGCCAGGGCTGGGTGTGCGAGTGCTGAGTGAAGTTAAGAAAGAGTACTGTGATATCCTGCGCAGGGCTGATGCCATCTTTATTGAAGAGCTACGCAAGGCAGACTGGTACCACAAGACCAGCCAGGCATTTGCTGTGTTCCTGCCAGTGAAGTCTGTGGGTGTTGTGGGTGACGGCCGTCGCTACGAATACGTTATTGCCCTGCGTGCTGTTGAAACCGTTGACTTTATGACGGCCCGCTGGGCGCACCTGCCTTATGAGCTGCTGGAAAAAGTGTCGGGTCGTATTATCAACGAAATTGAGCACGTTTCCCGTGTTACCTATGACGTATCCAGTAAACCGCCTGCAACTATTGAGTGGGAATGA
- the guaB gene encoding IMP dehydrogenase codes for MLRIAQEALTFDDVLLLPGYSEVLPKDVSLKTRLTRDIELNIPLISAAMDTVTEARLAIAMAQEGGIGIIHKNMTVAQQANEVRKVKKHESGVVKDPITIDSSATVRDLLELTGKHKISGVPVLDGDDLVGIVTSRDVRFVSNLDKIVSQIMTPKDRLVTVLEGTDQETVRKLLHKHRIEKVLVVNDNFGLVGMMTVKDIKKAQDYPLASKDDHGQLRVGAAVGTGPETPERVAALVDAGVDVVIVDTAHGHSKGVIERVRWVKDTYPHVQVIGGNIATGAAARALAEAGADGVKVGIGPGSICTTRIVTGIGVPQISAVANVVEALKDTNVPVIADGGIRFSGDLAKAVVAGASTVMLGSMLAGTEEAPGEVELFQGRSYKAYRGMGSLGAMAQASGSSDRYFQSTEDGTEKLVPEGIEGRVPYKGPLSAIIHQMVGGLRAAMGYTGSADILTMRSVPEFVRVTNAGMKESHVHDVTITKEAPNYRVG; via the coding sequence ATGCTGAGAATTGCCCAAGAAGCCCTCACCTTCGACGATGTCCTGCTTTTGCCAGGCTATTCCGAAGTCCTCCCGAAAGATGTTTCTCTCAAGACCCGCCTGACCCGCGACATTGAACTGAATATTCCGCTGATCTCTGCTGCCATGGATACCGTTACTGAAGCCCGTCTGGCGATTGCCATGGCTCAGGAAGGTGGCATTGGTATTATTCACAAGAATATGACCGTTGCCCAGCAGGCCAACGAGGTTCGTAAGGTTAAGAAGCATGAAAGTGGCGTGGTGAAAGACCCGATCACTATCGACTCATCTGCCACAGTGCGTGATCTGCTGGAACTGACCGGCAAGCATAAAATTTCCGGCGTTCCGGTGCTGGATGGCGACGATTTGGTGGGTATTGTCACCAGTCGTGACGTGCGTTTTGTCTCTAACCTGGACAAAATTGTTTCCCAGATCATGACGCCAAAAGACCGTCTGGTGACAGTGCTGGAAGGTACCGACCAGGAAACGGTTCGCAAATTGCTGCACAAGCATCGCATTGAAAAGGTGCTGGTAGTTAATGACAATTTTGGTCTGGTAGGCATGATGACCGTTAAGGATATCAAGAAAGCCCAGGACTACCCTCTGGCCAGTAAAGACGATCATGGTCAGTTGCGCGTAGGTGCAGCGGTTGGTACCGGACCAGAAACCCCTGAGCGTGTAGCCGCACTGGTGGATGCTGGTGTTGACGTGGTCATTGTTGATACCGCTCATGGTCACTCTAAGGGAGTGATTGAACGTGTTCGCTGGGTTAAGGACACTTATCCGCACGTTCAGGTAATTGGTGGTAATATCGCCACTGGTGCTGCAGCGCGAGCTCTGGCGGAAGCCGGTGCAGACGGTGTCAAGGTCGGTATCGGGCCGGGTTCTATCTGTACCACCCGTATTGTTACCGGTATTGGTGTGCCGCAAATTTCAGCGGTGGCTAATGTGGTTGAAGCCCTGAAAGATACCAATGTTCCTGTGATAGCTGACGGCGGTATCCGTTTCTCCGGCGATCTTGCCAAGGCAGTTGTTGCCGGTGCCAGTACCGTTATGCTTGGCAGTATGCTGGCGGGTACCGAGGAAGCGCCGGGCGAGGTTGAACTGTTCCAGGGTCGAAGCTATAAGGCTTACCGTGGTATGGGTTCCCTGGGTGCTATGGCCCAGGCTTCCGGCTCCAGTGACCGTTACTTCCAGAGTACTGAAGACGGTACTGAAAAGCTGGTACCTGAAGGTATTGAAGGCCGGGTGCCTTACAAGGGGCCATTGAGCGCCATCATTCACCAGATGGTCGGTGGTCTGCGCGCTGCCATGGGTTATACCGGTTCTGCCGATATTCTCACCATGCGCTCTGTACCGGAGTTTGTTCGTGTGACCAATGCCGGTATGAAGGAATCTCACGTACACGACGTGACGATTACCAAAGAAGCGCCAAACTATCGTGTTGGTTAA